The Castor canadensis chromosome 8, mCasCan1.hap1v2, whole genome shotgun sequence genome contains a region encoding:
- the C8H6orf15 gene encoding uncharacterized protein C6orf15 homolog, producing the protein MLELSRMQGCVAGSWVPLGLLLVCLHLPGLFTRSIGSVEEKTSPNVGTNLPLLGQLSFTGPANSGQPQAKPDPGSNDVMGVLPPDGPLPAKGSGMQRWSPSWGMPPAESWPSDNPWQMMAAIAEDYLAEALPEALSYLSSSGAIPLGSGPLSAASSAHPEQSLSEASRRQDSEPRRLPHSNLLGAQGEVIAQRPFWSLIHRLLPGLPWGSLNPSVSWGGGSPGTGWGTRPMPHPLGIWGINNQFPGTSWGNINRYPGGSWGNINRYPGGSWGNINRYPGGSWGNNGRYPGGSWGNNGRYPGTTWGNSGLQPGVNNQFPPGVLHPPTSSWNIPPGFPNPRNPGSQWS; encoded by the exons ATGCTGGAGCTGAGCAGGATGCAGGGCTGTGTGGCAGGAAGCTGGGTTCCTCTGGGCCTGCTCCTGGTCTGTCTGCATCTCCCAG GTCTCTTTACACGGAGCATCGGTTCAGTGGAGGAGAAAACTTCCCCAAATGTGGGGACCAACTTGCCTTTGCTGGGACAACTTTCCTTCACTGGTCCTGCCAACTCTGGACAACCTCAGGCCAAGCCAGACCCTGGGTCTAATGATGTGATGGGGGTTCTTCCGCCAGATGGCCCCCTACCTGCAAAAGGTTCTGGGATGCAGAGGTGGTCTCCATCCTGGGGGATGCCCCCTGCAGAGTCCTGGCCCTCTGACAATCCTTGGCAAATGATGGCTGCTATAGCTGAGGACTATCTGGCGGAAGCGCTGCCTGAAGCCCTGTCTTACCTTTCCAGTTCTGGCGCCATCCCTCTGGGTAGTGGTCCTTTGTCTGCAGCATCCTCTGCACATCCAGAGCAGTCCTTATCTGAGGCATCACGCCGCCAAGACTCAGAGCCTAGACGACTGCCCCATTCCAATCTGCTGGGAGCCCAGGGAGAAGTCATTGCCCAGCGGCCCTTCTGGTCTCTCATCCACAGACTTCTTCCTGGTCTCCCATGGGGGTCCCTGAATCCCAGTGTGTCCTGGGGAGGTGGCAGTCCTGGGACTGGGTGGGGAACAAGGCCCATGCCACACCCTTTGGGAATCTGGGGTATCAATAATCAATTCCCAGGTACCAGTTGGGGGAACATTAATAGGTACCCAGGAGGCAGCTGGGGGAATATTAATCgctacccaggaggcagctgGGGGAATATTAATCgctacccaggaggcagctgGGGGAACAATGGTCgctacccaggaggcagctgGGGGAACAATGGTCGCTATCCAGGTACTACCTGGGGAAATAGTGGCCTGCAGCCAGGTGTCAATAATCAATTTCCTCCTGGAgttctccatcctcctacctcttcttGGAACATCCCGCCTGGCTTCCCTAATCCTCGAAACCCTGGGTCACAGTGGAGTTAG